The nucleotide window AATTTTACTCGTCGTTGCAAAGTCCTTAGAATGGCTACTGAAGAAAAGGGGAGTTCACCCAATAATAGCCCACATACTCACGGGAATAATCCTAGGCCCCTTTGGGCTTGCGATAGTTAAGCCAAGCGAAGAACTGAAAGTCCTGGGAGAATTCGGGCTTATAATGATGATGCTCTACATGGGGCTAACGAGCAACTTCTCAGCGATCTCCAGGAATAAAGTGAAGGCAACCATCGTTGCAACTCTCGGAGTTGCTTTCTCCTTCATATTAGGCTTCTCAACAGTTTACTTTATTGAAAGGAACATGATAGCTGCTCTGTTCGTTGGCATAACGCTGGGTAACACTGCCATCGAAGTTACGAGTGGAGTTCTCGTTAGGGAGAGGGTTAAGAAGGAGATATCCTCCGTTCTCATGGGGGCGGCCTTTGCCGACGACATAATAGCGGTCTACCTCATAGGCCTACTAACTGGAATAACCCAAGGGAGCTTCTCCCTCTATCCCATGGTGGTGTTAACAATTAAGATAGTCGTCTTTATCGTAGCAACCCTCCTAATATCTGAGTTCGTGTTCAAGAGATCCGCGAGGTTCTATAACGTCGTAAAAGACCTCCACGTGTTCTTTACCTTCACGATAATCCTGACGTTTATGCTGGCATTTTTGGCCGAGGATATAGGGCTGAACCAGATAATAGGAGCATATTTAGCTGGACTAACGATAAGTAGGCTAAGGGAACGGAAAGACCCCATGGTGATAACCAGGATAAAGCTCAACGAGCTGATAAGCGAACTGGAAGTCGTTCTACTCGAGTTTTTCATTCCCCTCTTCTTCATCTACGTTGGACTTATGTTCCAGCCAAATGTGAGGGAGATAAGCGTTTTGATGATAGCCCTACTTTACCTAGCCGCAATCCTTGGAAAGCTAATCGGTTGCGGTTTAGGAATGCTACTTTTCGGATCATCACTCAGGGATGCAATAATAGTTGGAGTAGGCATGGGTGGAAGAGGTAGCCTAGAGTTGGCTATACTAAAGCTCGGCCTCGAGAAAGGGCTAATAAATGAGAGCCTATTCGCGACGATAGTTATAGTTTCAATGCTAACGGCCCTCTCGACCCCGATATTCTTTAGGGGTGTAATTAGGAAACTTTCTTAAACTTCTCAAGTAGAATCAATTCATGATGGAGGATAAGGGATACATAGGGATAGTGAGGGGGGAAGCTACCTTCTTGAACTATGAGTTCTCGGTTAACCCCAACAAGGATGTATCCTTTGGGGAGTTCGTAATCACGAAGAATAGGGATGGAGAAGATGTTCTCGGCATAGTGCGTGGGGTTAGGAACGTGAACTGGATACTTTCCTCGGCCAAGAGCACATTCAACTCGATAAAACTTGACGTTGAGGAATACGGAAGTAGCATATTCGATAACGAGGAGATAGTTGCAACGGTTAAAGTCCTGGGCAAGATAGATGATGGAGAGCTCGTCCCAAATAGAGTTCCCGTAAAGAACGGAGAATTCGTGTACAAAGCTTCTGACGATCTGTTAAGGGAAATATACAAGCCAGACAGCCCAGGAGTTCCAATAGGAACCCTATTGCTAAGAGAGAACGTTGAGATAAGCCTTGATGTCAATGAGCTCATCTCTAGACACTTTGCGATCCTAGCCGTAACTGGTGCCGGAAAGAGCAACACGGTTGCAGTTCTAATAAAGGGAATAGTCGAGGACATAGGCGGAACGGTTGTTGTTCTAGATCCTCACGGGGAATATTCTAGGCTAAGGCTACCAGAAACTGGTTATAAGCTGGTAAACGTGATAGATGGTGAGATAAGGGTCGATGACCTAGATCCGGAGGAGTTCGCGGATTTAATTGGTATACTTTCAAACGCCCACGTTCAGAGGGACTTCCTAAGGAAAGCCTGGGATACCGTTAAAGCGAATAATCCTGGGCTTGGAGGAAGGGCATTCTTGGATGAGCTTAAATCAAAGCTACAAGCGTGGAAACTTGGAAAAGATTTAACATACATAGACCCCGAAGAGAACAAGCCCCTAAAACTTAAGCTGTCAAACCAAGATAAGGTCACGATAGGGAGATTGATATCGAGGATAGAGAGATTCCTCAGAGAGTACGGAGAGTTCGTAACGAGTCAAGACCTGGTGGCATCCATAAGGCCGGGTATGGCTAACGTAATTAACCTGAGCCACCTAGATGAAGATCAGATGAAGGTTATAGTTGGAAAGTTCCTAGAGAGGGTATTCAAAACCAGGATGGATTATGAGAAAGCCAGGAAGAGCTTATCCGTGGCTAGAAGGAATAGAAAGGAGGAGTATGAGAAGATCTTGGAGAGCATAGAGAATAATTATCCAGCGCTCGCCTATCCTATTCTGATAGTAGTTGAGGAAGCCCACATCTTCGCCCCCCAGGGTGAAGAGAACAACGCCTCAAGGGTAATGGCAAGGATAGCCAGGGAGGGAAGAAAATTTGGAGTCGGGTTGGGAGTTGTTTCCCAAAGACCGAGCAAGCTCAACGAGGATATCCTTAGCCAAATGAACACTAAGATAATCCTGAGGATAGTCAATCCCAGGGATCAAAAATACGTCCTCGAGGCCAGCGAGCAGTTGAGCTCGGACTTGATGGATGATATAGCAGGGCTTGGAAAGGGAGAGGCGGTGATAGTTGGTCAGGCGATAAAGGTTCCAGCCCTGGTTAAGATATACGACTTTAGAGAGCTAAACGGAGAGTACGGTGGAGAGGATATAGGGGTTCTTGACAGATGGCAGGAGATGAGGGCTAGGCTTAACGACGTTCCTGATGTGGACTTCTGAGGTGTTCGTAATGGGAATAAAGTTCGCCCACTTAGCTGACGTTCACCTAGGGTATGAGCAGTTTAACAGATCTCAGAGGGCCGAGGAGTTCGCGAAGGCTTTTGAAGACGCCATAAAGATCTGCGTTGATGAAAAAGTTGATTTCATAGTGATAGCTGGAGACTTGTTTAACTCGAGTAGGCCATCCCCAGGAACCATAAAAACCGCAGTTAAGATACTCCAAATTCCCAGGGACAATAACATCCCAGTCTTCGCCATAGAGGGAAACCACGACAGAACCCAGAGGGGCCCCTCAATACTCCACCTACTTGAAGACCTAGGCCTCCTATACGTCCTCGGGGTCAGGGACGAAAAAGTGGAAAACGAGTACTTAACGAGCGAGAAGACTAAGGCAGGATGGCTCGTTAAAGGAATGTACAAGGACGTTGAGATACATGGCATGAAGTACATGAGCGCCGCCTGGTTCGAGGGCAACATTGAATTATTTAAATCCATGTTCAGGCCAGAAGGGGATGCTATCCTAGTTCTGCACCAGGGAGTTAGGGAGATCACAGAGAACAACTATCCAAATTACTCAAGTGAACTTTCACTCTCCGACTTACCTAAGGGCTACCTCTACTACGCTCTAGGACACATACACAAGAGGTTCGAACTAACTTACGATGATGCCCCGGTAGTTTATCCCGGATCCCTCGAAAGGTGGGACTTCGGAGATTACAGCTTAAAGTTGACGTGGAACGGATTTCAGTTCAAGGAAGAGGTTGGGGTCGACAAGGGCTTCTACATAGTCGAGGATTTCAAGCCGAGGTTCATCAGGATAAACGCAAGGGACTTCATAGATGTTCACATAAAGGGGCACTCGGAGAACGAGATAAAGAAAGCTGTAAAGCTCGCCGTCCCAAAGATACCTAGGAATTCGTACGTGAGGTTCAACATTAGATGGAAAAGGCCAGTTGACGTTGACTGGATAAAGAGCATCGTGAATGCCGAGTACGTCAGGGTTAACCCGATCATAATAAAAGAGGAGAGGGGTCCTGATGGAAAAGACCTCGACGTTAAAAAGTTCTTCACCGAGCTTGAGTGGAAGATTATAGAGCTAGCGAGCGAGAAGGAGTACGAATACTATCTCAACCAGATAATCGACCTCTTGGCCAGCGAGGAAGGAAAGGTAGAGGCTAAAATCGATGCTAAGCGTGAGGAAAAGAAGTTCGTGAGGCCCAAGAATCCTGGAGATATTATGGCCTGGGTTAAAGGGTGAGAGCATGAAGATAGAGGAGGTTAAAGTTTACAATTTCAGGTCACACGAGGAAACTGTGGTTAGGTTTAGAAAGGGAATTAACCTAATAATAGGCCAAAACGGTTCCGGAAAGAGCTCGCTCCTAGATGCAATTTTAGTTGGCCTCTACTGGTCTAAGAAGCTGAGGCTGAGGGGATTAAAGAAGGACGAGTTCAGGAGGATAGGAGGAAAGGGAGGAACCAGGATAGAGATAAAATTCGAAAACGACGATTCAAAGTACGTACTCTTCAGGGACTTCTCGAGGAACGTGGCATACCTTAAGGTTCAAGAAAACGGGAAGTGGAGGCATGCATCTGAGCCGAGCATGGAAAGTGTGTCATCTTACATAGAGAGGATCCTCCCCTATAACGTCTTCTTAAATGCGATCTACATTAGGCAAGGCCAAATAGATGCAATTCTCGAGAGCGACGAGACGAGGGATAAGGTTGTCAGGGAAATACTAAACCTCGACAAGCTTGAAAGCGCCTATGAAAACCTTAAGAGAATAAAGACCAACATAAACCTTCTGATAGAGAGTAAAAAGTCTTTCATTGCGAGAACTGAGAACATTGAGGAGTTAATAAAGGCGAACGAGGACGAGTTAACCAAAAAGCTGTCCGAGATAAACGAGATAAGCTCTAAGCTACCTCCAATCAGGGGGGAACTCGAAAAGGTTAGAGAGAATGTCAAGGAACTCGAGAGCATTAAGGGTAAGATAAGCGAGCTGAAGATCCAGGTGGAAAAACTCAAGGGTAGGAAGAAGGGACTTGAGGAAAAGATAGTCCAAATAGAGAGGAGTATTGAGGAGAAGAAGGCAAAGATCTCGGAGCTTGAAGAAATCGTGAAAGATATTCCTAAACTTCAGGAAAAGGAAAAAGAATATAGGAAACTGAAAGGCTTCAGGGATGAGTACGAATCCAAACTCAGGAGGCTAGAGAAGGAGCTGAGCAAATGGGAAAGTGAGCTGAAGGCGATTGAAGAGGTAATAAAGGAAGGAGAAAAGAAAAAGGAGAGGGCCGAAGAGATAAGAGAAAAGTTAAGCGAGATCGAGAAGAGGCTAGAGGAGTTAAAACCGTACGTAGAGGAGCTCGAAGATGCTAAACAAGTTCAAAAGCAGATAGAAAGATTAAAGGCTAGGCTCAAGGGTCTGAGCCCAGGAGAAGTTATAGAGAAACTGGAAAGCTTAGAGAAGGAGAGGACTGAGATAGAAGAGGCAATAAAGGAGATTACCACAAGAATTGGCCAAATGGAGCAGGAGAAAAACGAGAGAATGAAGGCAATAGAAGAGCTAAGGAAGGCCAAGGGAAAGTGTCCCGTCTGTGGGAGAGAGTTAACCGAGGAACATAAGAAGGAGCTCATGGAGAGGTACACCCTTGAGATAAAGAAAATAGAAGAGGAACTCAAAAGAACCACGGAAGAGGAGAGAAAGCTCAGGGTAAATTTAAGGAAGTTAGAAATCAAGCTTAGGGAGTTCTCAGTTATGAGGGACATCGCAGAGCAGATAAAAGAGTTAGAGAGTAAACTCAAGGGCTTCAACTTGGAAGAGCTTGAACAAAAGGAGAGGGAATTTGAAGGGCTAAACGAGGAGTTTAACAAACTCAAAGGTGAACTCCTGGGACTAGAGAGGGATTTAAAGAGGATAAAAGCTCTGGAAGGTAGAAGGAAATTGATAGAGGAGAAGGTCAGGAAAGCCAAGGAGGAGCTGGAGAACCTTCATAGACAACTTAGAGAACTTGGCTTCGAGAGCGTAGAAGAGCTCAACCTGAGAATTCAAGAGCTTGAGGAGTTCCACGACAAGTACGTAGAGGCCAAAAAGTCTGAAAGCGAGCTGAGGGAGCTAAAGAACAAATTAGAAAAAGAGAAAACAGAGCTGGATCAAGCATTCGAAATGTTAGCTGACGTTGAAAATGAGATCGAAGAAAAAGAGGCCAAGTTGAAGGATTTAGAATCAAAGTTCAACGAGGAAGAGTACGAGGAGAAGAGGGAGAGGCTAGTTAAACTCGAGAGGGAAGTTTCTTCCCTAACGGCAAGGCTAGAGGAATTGAAGAAGAGCGTTGAGCAGATAAAGGCAACGCTAAGGAAATTAAAGGAGGAGAAAGAAGAGAGGGAGAAGGCAAAGCTTGAGATAAAGAAACTAGAAAAGGCCCTAAGTAAAGTGGAAGACCTTAGAAAGAAGATTAAAGATTACAAAACTCTTGCAAAGGAGCAGGCTTTGAACAGGATAAGTGAAATAGCGAGCGAAATATTCTCGGAGTTCACCGATGGGAAGTACTCAAACGTCATCGTTAGGGCTGAGGAGAACAAGACAAAGCTTTTCGTTGTGTACGAGGGCAAGGAAGTCCCGCTAACGTTTCTAAGCGGTGGGGAGAGGATAGCGCTGGGTTTAGCATTCAGACTCGCACTTTCAATGTACCTGGTGGGCAGGATAGATCTCCTAATACTAGATGAGCCGACACCCTTCCTTGACGAGGAGAGGAGAAGGAAGCTACTCGATATTATGGAGAGGCATCTTAGGAGGATATCTCAGGTAATCATGGTTTCCCACGATGAAGAGCTGAAGGACGCTGCTGATTACGTGATAAGGCTAAGGTTAGAAGGTGGAAAGTCAAAGGTAGAGGTGGTGTCATGAGGATACTCAGTAAGGGCTCAATGGATAGGATAAGGGATACGCTACTCCAAAATCTCAAGCAGACCCTAGAATCAATAGACCCGGAGAAAATCTTGGAAAACTGGAGGCCACTACCTGAAGCTAAGAAGTCCAAAGCGTACGCTATAGATGGTAGTAGGGTGGCTAGAAGATTAAGTGGAACGATAGTCTACTTCCTGACGGCGTGCGCTGTTGGGAGTGGAAGGGGGTACTCGTTGAGCTACGCGAACGCCATGCAGTACAACTACGCTGTTTCGGAGCAGATGATAAGGATGCAAATGGAGACTCTCGAAAACATGATTGGTTACCTATCCTGGAGGGCCTTAAATGGAAGGCCAAAGCTTATTCTAATGGATGGAACTTTGACAGGTTCCCTAATAAGGCCCCCAATATTCCCCGATGATATAAGGCAGATTTCAATACTGAGGTCACTGTTAGGAGAACACGATTTCGACAACTTAATAGAGGAGTATAAGGAACTGCTTGACGAGCACTATAAGGAAGTCGAGGAAGAGTTGGAGAAGAAAGGGAAGAGTGATGCCCCAATAATTTCCGATAATAGGATTAACTACTTCGTTAAGAGGTACATAACTAGAAAGATAATCGGGCACTTTGGAAATAAAACGAAGATAAGGATTCCAGCTAGACTGTTTAGGATTGAGGGGGTTCCAGTCTCTCTCCTTGAGAAGTTCCTTGAAGAGGGGAAAACCCTTGAAGATCTAGTTAAAGAGATAAAAGAGGAAAGAGTCGAGGTTACCGTAGATAAAGACACAATAGAAGATGCTTTCCACGTTCTCTTAGCTTACATAGAGTACCTGCACTCGCTTGAGAAGTTGCTCCACGCTGACAACCTGGTCTACGTGGCCAAGACGTTCTATACCAAGAAGCTCGCAACAGAGCTTGGAATTCCAATAGTGGATACCACGTTACTCGACGCCACCTTGAGAAGTGTTCTTGGAGAGGAAAGTGAAGGATACTTAGAATTCGAGGAGCCCATTAAAGCTCCGAGGTGGGAATTCCCCGAGTATTTATTCAGGCACTTTAAGAGGGTAAAGGAAATTGCCGAAAGAGGAGTTTACGTGGCCTACGTTAGGCTACAAGAGGGAGATGTGATTTACATGCTCCAGTCAACTAAGAAGATTAGGGATATCCTACCCTTGGTCTTATCCCATAAAAGCGGTGGATACATAGAACCGCTGAGGATAGCCCACAACACCGTCAAGATATCGCAGAGGGAAGCCGATATGGCCTTGAGTGCCCTTATAAATTCGCTAAGAGCCCAGGAACCAATGCTGAAAATATTCGTCAAGTACGGCAGGATGCCCCTGGAGTGACGATAGGTTTTTAAAGTGAGGTTCACTTCTAAATTTTGGACGTGCGGTGGTAGTCTAGCCTGGTCTAGGACGCCGGCCTCCCAAGCCGGCGACCCGGGTTCAAATCCCGGCCACCGCACCATTCTAACCTTACAACAATTTCTGGAATTTCTTCACCTAAAAACACCCATCTAGCAACCCTGTTAAAGAATTCTGACTTGTTAATGTTCATCCTCTCCATGACACCGACCACCTCTTTATCGAGGGTAATGTGAACGTCTTTCTTTCGGCTTTTCTGGCGCTTTCTTCTTGTGTGAGAGCCCCCTCTAACAATGGAGTTTGTGGAGGATTCCTCCATAACTTTGCCCCGAATTGAAGGTTACCTATTATACTATATATTGACATTGGGGTCACCTGAGAATTGCCCTCCAATTTTCTATCATTGCTCCAAGTTTGTGTGCGAATTCATCGCTTAGAATATATGAACCTTCTTTTCCTCTCTTGAGCATGCCCAAACTGACCATTTTTCTTAGAACTCTGAAGTATCTAGCTCTATCAGATGGAGTTGTTATGAACTCCTTATACTCATCTGGATACAAACGTTCATTTTTCTTTATGTATTCAACTATAATCTGAGCAATTCTAGCTTCTTCTTTTGAGAATATCAGCTCAAAAATATTTGTTTCATACACATTCACAACATCCTTTGGAATTCTTATGATAACCTGGCTTGGATACTTTGGTCGCCTAGGCATAGTCACATCACCGTATTATTTATTTGCATAAGCATGCATTTTGAGTTTTCAACCCACACCGCTGATGCTTGAGTATAGTAACAAGAGTGCGAACTATTCTGGCTTATGCAATGAATACCCTTGCTTGAACAAGGAAAGTAGTTTGGGAAAAATGATAATATACAGGATGCGTTATTATTCATAGTGCATCACCTTATAATTCTCTCCTGGACCACCTGAGCAATCTTTTCTCTAACCCCCTTATCCTCCAGGATAACATCCAAGTCTGCAAGTAAATAACCCTCGACACTCAACCAATAAGAGCCATGCTGGATTACAAAATTCATTAACTCATCCTCAATGTTCTCGATAGCAGTTTTTGATAACCCATCGTCCAGGAATTCGAATGCCACAATGTATATCCTGAGCATTTTTCATCACCCTTTGAAGACTAATTCTGATAGGAAGAACGCTAGTTCTTCATCTTCGACTTTTGCAGTAAAGTCCCGTGGTATTAGGGCATAATAGTCGTACGTGCTCTTAGATCTATCACCCATCCACTTGAATTCAACTGGTGCCCTCTTCACATTCCAAACATAGTACGAATCACCAACCCTCACTATATAATAAAAGTCAATTCCAGCCATTTGACTAAAGTAATAGTGCAACTCATACTGCTTCCCATTCACCTTCACATAACTACCTTTCAGGGCAACACTCTTTCTCATGTTCTTCAATTCAAACGCAATAAATCTCCTCCGCCTCCCCCCATCATAATACTGCATCATCAAAGCATCCACATCTGAGATATAAACAGGAACCCTCTCGGGAGCCAACCTCCTAGCAGACTCCAAGATTCTACTGAGCCTGAGCCTATTCACAACGTCCCTGGAATGCCTATACATAAACTCCTCCACAACATCCAAAGAAACAGAAAAATCATAAACAAGAACAGTCCTCGAAGCCATCAAACCACCTCCTCACAGATGTACAGCCAGTTTATCTTGTAGAAAATCCAGACATCCTTCACCCTCACTTTCTTCTTTAACTCCTCCTCTGAGTACTTCCCCTCCCTGAACCCACTCCTGGTATAATCAGCTCTCCTTCCAACCCTAGTCTTAACCCAAACCATCCACGTTGTTTTATAAAATAAATTATGCAATAAATAGTTATAGCAATAGCAATAACTGTTTTTCTTCTTCTGGTGTGAGTAGTTTGTAACCTTTTGATGCTAGTTCTTCAAGGATTTTCACTTTATCCCCAAGAATATCCTGGAGCCTGTAGTATTTTATTAGAACAATTTCGACTATATCACCCTGCTTAATTCTTAAATTAGTCCTAATTTCTGATGGTATAGTAACTCCTGCTTTGTCTCCAAGTCGAGCAATAAAAAATCCACGTAGTTTACTTTTCCTTGTTCTTACAATGAGCTCAACGAAATCTCCAATGTTTAGGTTGTAATATATCCTGGTATAGTAAGGAAATGTGAACTGCCCCCCACGAGTAACTTTCACGTGAAACTTTGCTAGTGGTTCTGTGGCTTGCTGTTCTTTGTTTTGGTTCATTCCTTGTACCTCTGGATGGACTATCAACTACTCGTTGAACAATCTGCTTTTTAGTAACTTCAGCTATGCTTTTTACTATTTTGTTATGTAGTTTCCCCTTCTGCTTCCTACTCTGTTTAGTAATTTTCGACGATTTTTCGAGCTTTCTTCTTTCTTTTTCAGTTTCTTTGAGCATTATCATGTACTCTTGGATTGGGGGTTGTGTAGGACCTG belongs to Pyrococcus abyssi GE5 and includes:
- the mre11 gene encoding DNA double-strand break repair protein Mre11 codes for the protein MGIKFAHLADVHLGYEQFNRSQRAEEFAKAFEDAIKICVDEKVDFIVIAGDLFNSSRPSPGTIKTAVKILQIPRDNNIPVFAIEGNHDRTQRGPSILHLLEDLGLLYVLGVRDEKVENEYLTSEKTKAGWLVKGMYKDVEIHGMKYMSAAWFEGNIELFKSMFRPEGDAILVLHQGVREITENNYPNYSSELSLSDLPKGYLYYALGHIHKRFELTYDDAPVVYPGSLERWDFGDYSLKLTWNGFQFKEEVGVDKGFYIVEDFKPRFIRINARDFIDVHIKGHSENEIKKAVKLAVPKIPRNSYVRFNIRWKRPVDVDWIKSIVNAEYVRVNPIIIKEERGPDGKDLDVKKFFTELEWKIIELASEKEYEYYLNQIIDLLASEEGKVEAKIDAKREEKKFVRPKNPGDIMAWVKG
- the nurA gene encoding DNA double-strand break repair nuclease NurA, with protein sequence MRILSKGSMDRIRDTLLQNLKQTLESIDPEKILENWRPLPEAKKSKAYAIDGSRVARRLSGTIVYFLTACAVGSGRGYSLSYANAMQYNYAVSEQMIRMQMETLENMIGYLSWRALNGRPKLILMDGTLTGSLIRPPIFPDDIRQISILRSLLGEHDFDNLIEEYKELLDEHYKEVEEELEKKGKSDAPIISDNRINYFVKRYITRKIIGHFGNKTKIRIPARLFRIEGVPVSLLEKFLEEGKTLEDLVKEIKEERVEVTVDKDTIEDAFHVLLAYIEYLHSLEKLLHADNLVYVAKTFYTKKLATELGIPIVDTTLLDATLRSVLGEESEGYLEFEEPIKAPRWEFPEYLFRHFKRVKEIAERGVYVAYVRLQEGDVIYMLQSTKKIRDILPLVLSHKSGGYIEPLRIAHNTVKISQREADMALSALINSLRAQEPMLKIFVKYGRMPLE
- the rad50 gene encoding DNA double-strand break repair ATPase Rad50, encoding MKIEEVKVYNFRSHEETVVRFRKGINLIIGQNGSGKSSLLDAILVGLYWSKKLRLRGLKKDEFRRIGGKGGTRIEIKFENDDSKYVLFRDFSRNVAYLKVQENGKWRHASEPSMESVSSYIERILPYNVFLNAIYIRQGQIDAILESDETRDKVVREILNLDKLESAYENLKRIKTNINLLIESKKSFIARTENIEELIKANEDELTKKLSEINEISSKLPPIRGELEKVRENVKELESIKGKISELKIQVEKLKGRKKGLEEKIVQIERSIEEKKAKISELEEIVKDIPKLQEKEKEYRKLKGFRDEYESKLRRLEKELSKWESELKAIEEVIKEGEKKKERAEEIREKLSEIEKRLEELKPYVEELEDAKQVQKQIERLKARLKGLSPGEVIEKLESLEKERTEIEEAIKEITTRIGQMEQEKNERMKAIEELRKAKGKCPVCGRELTEEHKKELMERYTLEIKKIEEELKRTTEEERKLRVNLRKLEIKLREFSVMRDIAEQIKELESKLKGFNLEELEQKEREFEGLNEEFNKLKGELLGLERDLKRIKALEGRRKLIEEKVRKAKEELENLHRQLRELGFESVEELNLRIQELEEFHDKYVEAKKSESELRELKNKLEKEKTELDQAFEMLADVENEIEEKEAKLKDLESKFNEEEYEEKRERLVKLEREVSSLTARLEELKKSVEQIKATLRKLKEEKEEREKAKLEIKKLEKALSKVEDLRKKIKDYKTLAKEQALNRISEIASEIFSEFTDGKYSNVIVRAEENKTKLFVVYEGKEVPLTFLSGGERIALGLAFRLALSMYLVGRIDLLILDEPTPFLDEERRRKLLDIMERHLRRISQVIMVSHDEELKDAADYVIRLRLEGGKSKVEVVS
- the herA gene encoding DNA double-strand break repair helicase HerA; amino-acid sequence: MMEDKGYIGIVRGEATFLNYEFSVNPNKDVSFGEFVITKNRDGEDVLGIVRGVRNVNWILSSAKSTFNSIKLDVEEYGSSIFDNEEIVATVKVLGKIDDGELVPNRVPVKNGEFVYKASDDLLREIYKPDSPGVPIGTLLLRENVEISLDVNELISRHFAILAVTGAGKSNTVAVLIKGIVEDIGGTVVVLDPHGEYSRLRLPETGYKLVNVIDGEIRVDDLDPEEFADLIGILSNAHVQRDFLRKAWDTVKANNPGLGGRAFLDELKSKLQAWKLGKDLTYIDPEENKPLKLKLSNQDKVTIGRLISRIERFLREYGEFVTSQDLVASIRPGMANVINLSHLDEDQMKVIVGKFLERVFKTRMDYEKARKSLSVARRNRKEEYEKILESIENNYPALAYPILIVVEEAHIFAPQGEENNASRVMARIAREGRKFGVGLGVVSQRPSKLNEDILSQMNTKIILRIVNPRDQKYVLEASEQLSSDLMDDIAGLGKGEAVIVGQAIKVPALVKIYDFRELNGEYGGEDIGVLDRWQEMRARLNDVPDVDF
- a CDS encoding cation:proton antiporter, whose protein sequence is MNYIFDLSILLVVAKSLEWLLKKRGVHPIIAHILTGIILGPFGLAIVKPSEELKVLGEFGLIMMMLYMGLTSNFSAISRNKVKATIVATLGVAFSFILGFSTVYFIERNMIAALFVGITLGNTAIEVTSGVLVRERVKKEISSVLMGAAFADDIIAVYLIGLLTGITQGSFSLYPMVVLTIKIVVFIVATLLISEFVFKRSARFYNVVKDLHVFFTFTIILTFMLAFLAEDIGLNQIIGAYLAGLTISRLRERKDPMVITRIKLNELISELEVVLLEFFIPLFFIYVGLMFQPNVREISVLMIALLYLAAILGKLIGCGLGMLLFGSSLRDAIIVGVGMGGRGSLELAILKLGLEKGLINESLFATIVIVSMLTALSTPIFFRGVIRKLS
- a CDS encoding AbrB/MazE/SpoVT family DNA-binding domain-containing protein, which produces MIVHPEVQGMNQNKEQQATEPLAKFHVKVTRGGQFTFPYYTRIYYNLNIGDFVELIVRTRKSKLRGFFIARLGDKAGVTIPSEIRTNLRIKQGDIVEIVLIKYYRLQDILGDKVKILEELASKGYKLLTPEEEKQLLLLL